From the genome of Mesorhizobium japonicum MAFF 303099, one region includes:
- a CDS encoding deoxyguanosinetriphosphate triphosphohydrolase family protein, translated as MYTDADRSREVVPEKDGHDKKWRDEFGRDYGRIIHSASFRRQQGKTQVFPSRESDFFRNRLTHSLEVAQIAQGIAERINYDYDKDLGGKIDPRLCATAGLVHDIGHPPFGHNGESALDKAMQRYGGFEGNAQTLRILTRLEKKLRYAEPLAGDDRAGLNLCHRTIAATLKYDNEIPAIRKAADGFVKGYYGSEKIIVDRVKASVLNGYVLGAEEKFCTIECSIMDLADDIAYSVYDLEDCFKVGFLSPAEMLASDDALLSAVAKRASKPMKRTVTINEIQAVFMEIFSEIIEQPAEDADSPLDGIVIEDDIAQQAKRDESLLTFAEAYRTSKVMSEDGYKRTEFSSELVHQFISGVELKAHKECPSLSQIYLPEKLMLRKEVLKQYTFVAAIYAPRVKLGEYRGYDLVTDIFKALMGDRGDLLMPADVRGRIRKAPNVSVKAREVCDFVAGMTDRYAMEFWARLNSDAAESMFKPI; from the coding sequence ATGTACACCGATGCGGACCGCAGCCGAGAAGTAGTCCCCGAGAAGGACGGCCACGACAAAAAGTGGCGCGACGAGTTCGGCCGAGATTACGGGCGGATAATCCATTCCGCAAGCTTCCGCCGGCAACAGGGCAAGACCCAGGTCTTCCCAAGCAGGGAGTCGGACTTCTTCCGCAACCGGCTCACCCACTCTCTGGAAGTGGCGCAGATCGCTCAGGGCATCGCCGAGCGCATCAACTACGACTACGACAAGGATCTCGGCGGCAAGATCGACCCAAGGCTTTGCGCGACCGCCGGGCTCGTGCACGACATCGGTCACCCGCCGTTCGGCCACAACGGCGAGAGCGCGCTCGATAAGGCAATGCAACGCTACGGCGGCTTCGAGGGGAACGCGCAGACCCTGCGAATCCTGACGCGCCTTGAGAAGAAGTTGCGTTACGCCGAACCTTTGGCGGGGGACGATAGGGCAGGGCTCAATCTCTGCCATCGGACCATCGCGGCCACTCTGAAGTACGACAACGAGATACCCGCCATCCGGAAGGCGGCGGACGGCTTTGTCAAAGGCTACTACGGCTCGGAGAAAATTATCGTCGACCGGGTCAAGGCATCGGTGCTCAACGGCTACGTCCTCGGTGCTGAGGAGAAGTTCTGCACGATCGAATGCAGCATCATGGATCTGGCGGACGACATCGCCTACTCGGTCTACGACCTCGAGGACTGCTTCAAAGTCGGGTTCCTGTCCCCTGCGGAGATGCTGGCGTCGGACGACGCCTTGCTCAGCGCGGTAGCGAAGCGGGCCTCGAAGCCGATGAAGCGGACGGTGACCATCAATGAGATACAGGCTGTCTTCATGGAGATATTCTCCGAGATAATAGAGCAGCCGGCGGAGGATGCGGATTCGCCGCTCGACGGCATCGTGATAGAAGACGACATCGCCCAACAAGCGAAACGCGACGAGAGCCTGCTGACATTCGCCGAGGCGTACCGCACCTCCAAGGTCATGAGCGAGGACGGCTACAAGAGGACAGAGTTCTCATCGGAGCTCGTACACCAGTTCATCTCGGGGGTCGAACTCAAAGCCCACAAAGAGTGCCCATCGCTCAGCCAGATATACCTTCCGGAGAAGCTCATGCTCCGCAAGGAGGTGTTGAAGCAGTACACATTTGTGGCTGCGATCTATGCGCCGCGCGTGAAGCTTGGTGAATACCGGGGCTACGACCTCGTCACCGACATCTTCAAGGCTCTGATGGGAGACCGGGGTGACTTGTTGATGCCCGCCGACGTCCGGGGCCGCATTCGGAAAGCGCCTAATGTAAGCGTCAAAGCACGTGAGGTCTGCGACTTCGTCGCCGGCATGACGGACAGGTACGCGATGGAGTTCTGGGCGCGCCTTAACTCCGATGCAGCTGAGAGCATGTTTAAACCGATATAA
- a CDS encoding IS91 family transposase, with translation MRASIEVADIFRAAGPAYRAAHAGHLSLAELKVMSAIEHCRTAALGGHVEACEDCGRWRIAYNSCRNRHCPKCQGAAARTWLAEREADLLPVGYFHVVFTLPAEVADIAFHNKALVYDLLFKAASETMLTIAADPKHLGARIGITAVLHTWGSAMTHHPHVHMIVPGGGISPDGSRWISSRPAFLLPVRVLGKLFRRLFLTRLVALHDAGRVSFFGSMAHLTDRRAFLRHLAPVRRKRWVVYAKAPFAGPEAVLAYLSRYTHRVAISNSRLIRLDESGVTFRYKDYRRDGADRQQLMTLGPDEFIRRFLLHVLPKGFHRIRHCGLLAGSARKASLALARELLNVAVPSDDDTTNEPDDFRPPCPCCGGRMIVIEVFERWRQPRGPPHGSPSTGTSTP, from the coding sequence GTGCGCGCCTCGATCGAGGTTGCCGACATCTTCCGCGCAGCAGGGCCCGCCTACCGGGCCGCTCATGCCGGGCATCTGAGCCTCGCCGAGCTCAAGGTCATGTCGGCGATCGAGCACTGCCGCACTGCAGCCCTTGGCGGGCACGTGGAGGCCTGCGAGGACTGCGGCCGGTGGCGCATCGCCTACAATTCCTGCCGCAACCGGCACTGCCCCAAGTGCCAGGGCGCGGCTGCACGGACATGGCTCGCCGAGCGGGAAGCCGACCTGCTGCCGGTCGGCTACTTCCATGTCGTGTTCACGCTGCCGGCCGAAGTCGCCGACATCGCCTTCCATAACAAGGCGCTCGTCTACGACCTGCTGTTCAAGGCGGCATCGGAGACGATGCTGACGATCGCGGCGGATCCGAAGCATCTCGGCGCGCGCATCGGCATCACCGCCGTCCTTCACACCTGGGGCTCGGCGATGACGCACCATCCCCACGTGCACATGATCGTGCCGGGTGGCGGCATCTCGCCGGACGGAAGCCGGTGGATATCGTCGCGTCCGGCCTTCCTGCTGCCAGTGCGCGTGCTCGGCAAGCTGTTCCGCCGCCTATTCCTCACCCGTCTGGTCGCGCTGCACGACGCCGGCCGGGTCAGCTTCTTCGGATCGATGGCGCACCTCACCGACCGGCGGGCCTTCCTGCGCCACCTCGCTCCCGTCAGGAGGAAGCGCTGGGTGGTCTACGCCAAGGCGCCCTTCGCCGGCCCGGAGGCGGTGCTCGCCTATCTGTCGCGCTACACGCACCGGGTCGCGATCTCGAACAGCCGCCTCATTCGCCTCGACGAAAGCGGCGTCACCTTCCGCTACAAGGACTATCGTCGCGACGGCGCCGACCGGCAGCAGCTCATGACGCTTGGCCCCGACGAGTTCATCCGCCGCTTCCTGCTCCATGTCTTGCCAAAGGGATTCCACCGCATCCGGCATTGCGGCCTGCTCGCCGGCTCCGCTCGCAAGGCCAGCCTCGCGCTTGCTCGTGAACTCCTGAACGTCGCCGTGCCGTCGGATGACGACACCACGAACGAGCCGGACGACTTCCGCCCGCCATGCCCCTGCTGTGGCGGCCGCATGATCGTGATCGAGGTGTTCGAACGATGGAGGCAGCCGCGTGGGCCGCCACACGGTTCCCCGTCGACCGGGACCAGCACGCCATGA
- a CDS encoding tyrosine-type recombinase/integrase, giving the protein MPYPVLDAPISPLRQRLIDDMNMRRFSQETQRNYLRDIGRLATFLGRSPHTATTDDLRRFQIEQQDDGVPVPTMNSIVSALRFFFTHTVDRPDLARKLVRLAHPRKLPVVLSRDEVARLLNATTCLKHQAALSVAYGAGLRVAEVSALKVADIDSERMLIRVERGKGGRYRNAMLSQDLLLLLRQWWKVGRQQGVMHRDGWLFPGQHAMKPISTRQLYRVVVEAAQAADIAKRVGPHTLRHSFATHLLEDGTDIRIIQVLLGHAKLNSTAFYTKVATRTVRTVTSPLDKLGLFKPEELSPDG; this is encoded by the coding sequence ATGCCCTATCCTGTTCTTGATGCACCTATCAGTCCACTGCGTCAGCGGCTGATCGACGACATGAACATGCGACGTTTCAGCCAGGAGACGCAGCGCAACTATCTGCGCGACATCGGACGCCTGGCGACGTTCCTCGGCCGGTCGCCGCACACAGCGACAACCGACGACCTGCGCCGGTTCCAGATCGAGCAGCAGGACGACGGCGTGCCGGTTCCGACGATGAACAGCATCGTGTCGGCGCTGCGCTTCTTCTTCACGCATACGGTCGATCGTCCCGATCTGGCGCGCAAGCTCGTTCGTCTGGCGCACCCGCGCAAGCTGCCGGTGGTGCTCAGCCGCGACGAGGTTGCCCGTCTCCTCAACGCCACCACCTGCCTCAAGCACCAGGCCGCACTGTCGGTTGCCTATGGCGCGGGCTTGCGCGTCGCCGAGGTCTCGGCGCTGAAGGTCGCCGACATCGACAGCGAGCGCATGCTGATCCGGGTGGAGCGCGGCAAGGGCGGCCGGTATCGCAACGCCATGCTGTCGCAAGACCTGCTCTTGTTGCTGCGTCAGTGGTGGAAGGTCGGACGCCAGCAGGGGGTGATGCATCGCGACGGCTGGCTGTTTCCGGGGCAGCATGCGATGAAGCCCATCAGCACCCGCCAGCTCTATCGCGTGGTCGTCGAGGCAGCGCAGGCCGCCGACATCGCCAAGCGGGTCGGGCCGCACACGCTGCGCCACAGCTTCGCCACCCACCTGCTGGAGGACGGCACCGACATCCGGATCATCCAGGTCCTGCTCGGGCACGCCAAGCTCAACAGCACCGCCTTCTACACCAAGGTTGCAACCCGCACGGTGCGCACCGTCACGAGCCCGCTCGACAAGCTTGGCCTCTTCAAGCCGGAAGAGCTCTCACCCGACGGCTGA
- a CDS encoding tyrosine-type recombinase/integrase: MALSDVKCRNARPASKLVKLSDGGGLQLWVQPTGSRLWRLAYRFGGKQKLLALGSYPLISLAEAREARDTAKRLLLRGIDPAQERKSQKASAEDTFRSIAEDYVDKLKKEGRADRTITKVKWLLDFAYPTFGDKSVREIDPATILAALRSVEVRGRYESARRMRSTIGSVFRYAIATARADVDPTIALRGALVGPTVTPRAAVTDPKALGGLLRAINAFDGQPTTRAALKLMALLFPRPGELRAAGWDEFDFESSVWSIPEGRMKMRRPHRVPLSTQAVSVLTSLREISGGGSLLFPSVRSGSRPISDNTLNAALRRMGYGKEEATAHGFRATASTLLNECGKWHPDAVERQLAHIENNDVRRAYARAEHWEERVRMMQWWADYLDELESKNSRVVSIGGREASLLSIHPREGLVWKPTATVRQTTSRTSNLRKSH; the protein is encoded by the coding sequence ATGGCTCTTTCCGACGTAAAATGCCGTAATGCCCGACCCGCTTCCAAGCTCGTGAAATTGTCTGACGGTGGCGGGCTCCAGCTTTGGGTGCAGCCTACCGGATCTCGCCTATGGCGCCTCGCCTATCGTTTTGGCGGCAAGCAGAAGCTTCTGGCGTTGGGCAGCTATCCCCTCATCTCCCTCGCTGAGGCACGCGAGGCGCGCGATACCGCCAAACGTCTCCTCCTACGTGGCATCGACCCCGCACAGGAGCGTAAGTCGCAAAAGGCTTCGGCGGAGGACACCTTTCGCTCAATCGCGGAGGACTATGTCGACAAGCTGAAGAAGGAGGGACGTGCCGACCGGACCATCACCAAGGTCAAATGGCTGCTCGACTTTGCCTATCCAACGTTTGGGGACAAAAGCGTTCGGGAGATCGATCCGGCTACAATTCTTGCCGCTCTCCGCAGCGTGGAGGTTCGTGGTCGATACGAGTCGGCCAGGCGAATGCGCTCCACCATCGGCAGCGTGTTTCGATATGCAATCGCAACCGCACGCGCCGATGTAGATCCGACGATCGCCCTGAGGGGCGCACTCGTCGGTCCGACGGTCACGCCCCGTGCCGCGGTTACCGATCCTAAGGCCTTGGGAGGCTTGCTGAGGGCGATTAATGCATTTGACGGACAGCCTACAACCCGAGCCGCTCTGAAGCTGATGGCCCTGCTATTTCCCCGCCCCGGCGAGCTGCGCGCGGCCGGATGGGACGAGTTCGATTTCGAAAGCTCGGTGTGGAGCATCCCTGAAGGACGCATGAAGATGCGACGGCCGCACCGCGTACCTCTTTCCACGCAGGCCGTCAGCGTCCTGACCTCACTTAGAGAAATCTCTGGTGGTGGATCGCTGTTGTTTCCTAGTGTTCGATCGGGTTCGCGTCCGATTTCCGACAACACGCTTAACGCCGCCCTTCGCCGTATGGGCTATGGCAAAGAAGAAGCTACCGCGCACGGCTTTCGAGCAACGGCATCAACTCTGCTAAACGAATGCGGCAAGTGGCACCCGGACGCCGTAGAGCGGCAGCTGGCCCACATTGAGAACAACGACGTTCGGCGCGCCTATGCCCGGGCAGAGCACTGGGAAGAGCGCGTCAGGATGATGCAATGGTGGGCCGATTATCTGGATGAACTCGAGAGCAAAAACTCGCGGGTGGTCTCAATCGGGGGACGCGAGGCAAGCCTGCTGTCCATACATCCTCGCGAGGGTCTAGTTTGGAAGCCAACAGCGACGGTTCGCCAAACGACGAGTCGAACCTCCAACCTCCGAAAATCACACTGA
- a CDS encoding helix-turn-helix domain-containing protein: protein MPERPFYQPGASSVEGLPLLLQMFHTAPLVMLKPHWHAQVEVNFIVRGSVHYRMNEHEISLSAGEMCFFWGGLPHQMDDLSDDAIYAGAHLPLVHFFRLHLPADVRHRLMTGATLVTSATDQSDNDNFARWNRYARSGDPAKAEHAVNELLLRLERVRFEPYRLVPETAAGQEAGSAFDQQSSRNVGRMCDFIAENFLYDIDCMNIAAAADIHPKYAMSLFKKSTGMTLNEYVNLLRLSYAQALLMHQDANVLRVAMDSGFGSLSAFNKSFRKLAGMTPSDFRRSVASAR, encoded by the coding sequence ATGCCGGAACGGCCGTTTTACCAGCCGGGCGCCAGCAGCGTGGAGGGCCTGCCGCTGCTCTTGCAGATGTTTCACACCGCTCCGCTGGTGATGCTCAAGCCGCACTGGCATGCCCAGGTCGAGGTGAATTTCATCGTCCGCGGCAGCGTGCACTACCGCATGAACGAGCACGAAATCTCCCTGTCGGCCGGCGAGATGTGCTTCTTCTGGGGTGGCCTGCCGCACCAGATGGACGATCTCAGCGACGACGCCATCTATGCCGGCGCGCATCTGCCACTGGTGCATTTCTTCCGGCTGCATCTGCCGGCGGACGTGCGCCACCGGCTGATGACGGGCGCGACGCTGGTGACCAGCGCCACCGATCAATCCGACAACGACAATTTCGCCCGCTGGAACCGCTATGCCCGCTCGGGCGATCCGGCCAAGGCCGAGCATGCCGTCAACGAATTGTTGCTGCGGTTGGAGCGGGTGCGGTTCGAACCCTACCGGCTGGTGCCAGAGACGGCGGCCGGGCAGGAAGCCGGCAGTGCCTTCGACCAGCAGTCCTCGCGCAATGTCGGGCGCATGTGCGATTTCATCGCCGAGAATTTTCTCTACGACATCGATTGTATGAACATAGCGGCCGCCGCCGACATCCATCCCAAATACGCCATGAGCCTGTTCAAGAAATCGACCGGTATGACGCTCAACGAATATGTCAATCTTCTGCGGCTGAGCTACGCGCAGGCGCTCTTGATGCATCAGGACGCCAATGTGCTGCGCGTCGCCATGGACTCCGGTTTCGGCTCGCTCAGTGCCTTCAACAAGTCCTTCCGCAAGCTGGCCGGCATGACGCCCTCCGATTTTCGCAGGAGCGTGGCCAGCGCCAGGTAG
- a CDS encoding ABC transporter substrate-binding protein, translating into MRITLSCAALALVLGSAPAFAQSGEITIWSWNVAASSLKATVAGFNKLHPDIKVTVQDLGNQPTYDKSIAGCAAGGVGLPDIVTIENGEAENYWSQFPDCFVDLHTLGYTSEDQKKFPDFKRTELEVGDKAYAMPWDSGPVAAFYRRDFYEKAGVDPASIKTWDDFIAAGKKIQAANPGVSMTNADFNGDTEFFRMISNEQGCAYFAEDGQSITVSEPKCVDALTKVKEMKDAGIVSSADWGTKITNNTAGTVATQVYGGWYEGTIRTESAGENGKWGVYLMPSLTADGPRAANLGGSSLAITSASKNKEAAYEYLKYTLGTNEGQITMLKEFGLVPSLVSALNDPYVSQGLPYWGGQAVWKDILGTLPKVVPSRGTQFQSDAEIIVRAVQTKYLAGGYPDAKAALDDAAKQIAAATGLPVKS; encoded by the coding sequence ATGCGCATCACACTGTCTTGCGCCGCGCTCGCGCTTGTCCTGGGCTCAGCCCCGGCCTTTGCGCAATCCGGCGAAATCACCATCTGGAGCTGGAATGTCGCCGCTTCGTCGCTGAAGGCGACGGTTGCCGGCTTCAACAAGCTGCATCCCGACATCAAGGTCACGGTCCAGGATCTCGGCAACCAGCCGACCTATGACAAGTCGATCGCCGGCTGTGCCGCCGGTGGCGTCGGCCTGCCTGACATCGTTACCATCGAGAATGGCGAGGCCGAGAATTACTGGAGCCAGTTCCCCGATTGCTTCGTCGACCTGCATACGCTGGGTTATACGTCGGAAGACCAGAAGAAATTCCCCGATTTCAAGCGCACCGAACTCGAGGTCGGCGACAAGGCCTATGCCATGCCGTGGGATTCCGGCCCGGTCGCCGCTTTCTATCGCCGCGACTTCTACGAGAAGGCCGGGGTAGATCCGGCTTCGATCAAGACCTGGGACGATTTCATCGCCGCCGGCAAGAAGATCCAGGCCGCCAATCCGGGCGTCTCGATGACCAACGCCGATTTCAACGGCGACACCGAATTCTTCCGCATGATCTCCAACGAGCAGGGCTGCGCCTACTTCGCCGAGGATGGCCAGTCGATCACGGTCAGCGAACCCAAATGCGTCGACGCCCTGACCAAGGTCAAGGAGATGAAGGACGCCGGCATCGTCTCGTCCGCCGACTGGGGCACCAAGATCACCAACAACACGGCAGGCACCGTCGCCACCCAGGTCTATGGCGGTTGGTATGAAGGCACCATCCGCACCGAATCGGCCGGCGAAAACGGCAAATGGGGCGTTTATCTGATGCCGAGCCTAACCGCCGACGGTCCCCGCGCCGCCAATCTCGGCGGCTCGTCGCTGGCCATCACCTCGGCTTCGAAGAACAAGGAAGCGGCATACGAATACCTGAAATACACGCTCGGAACCAATGAAGGCCAGATCACCATGCTGAAGGAGTTCGGCCTCGTCCCCTCGCTGGTCTCGGCGCTGAATGACCCCTATGTCAGCCAAGGCCTGCCCTACTGGGGTGGCCAGGCGGTGTGGAAGGATATTCTGGGCACCTTGCCCAAGGTCGTCCCCAGCCGCGGCACGCAGTTCCAGAGCGATGCCGAAATCATCGTCCGTGCGGTGCAGACCAAATATCTGGCCGGCGGCTATCCCGATGCTAAGGCCGCACTCGACGACGCCGCAAAACAGATCGCCGCGGCGACCGGACTGCCGGTCAAATCATAA
- a CDS encoding carbohydrate ABC transporter permease, translated as MRNRNATAYRFLAPYLLIFSVFWVWPIISSFMISFQATRTVPWRFAPGFNWGRLIGDPAFFNALKNTLLILVIQVPVMIALAMVMAVLLNSPLLKARGLYRFAFFAPVVVGEVAYSAVFRLMFSLDFGIVNKLLNSVGLPKIDWFSNVTPAMALIMIAVTWRWAGYNAIILLAGMQSIPEDVYEAATLDRVSKLKQFFYITLPLLKPVIVFCLVLSIIGTMQLFTEPFLITERGGPGGGTETLGLLLYRQGFRSLNFGYASAVAYTMAALAIAITLVQLWLTREKQ; from the coding sequence ATGCGCAACCGCAATGCCACGGCCTATCGTTTCCTGGCGCCCTATCTGCTGATCTTCTCCGTCTTCTGGGTGTGGCCGATCATCTCGTCGTTCATGATCTCCTTCCAGGCGACACGCACCGTGCCCTGGCGTTTCGCACCGGGCTTCAACTGGGGCCGGCTGATTGGCGATCCGGCCTTCTTCAACGCGCTGAAGAACACGCTGCTCATCCTCGTCATCCAGGTGCCGGTGATGATCGCGCTGGCCATGGTGATGGCCGTGCTTTTGAATTCGCCGCTCCTGAAGGCGAGAGGCCTCTACCGCTTCGCCTTCTTTGCTCCCGTCGTCGTCGGCGAGGTCGCTTATTCGGCGGTATTCCGGCTGATGTTCAGCCTCGATTTCGGTATCGTCAACAAGCTCCTGAACAGCGTCGGGCTGCCCAAGATCGACTGGTTCTCCAATGTCACGCCGGCCATGGCGCTGATCATGATCGCGGTCACCTGGCGCTGGGCCGGCTACAACGCCATCATCCTTCTGGCCGGCATGCAATCCATCCCCGAGGATGTCTATGAGGCGGCGACGCTCGACCGCGTCAGCAAGCTCAAGCAGTTCTTCTACATCACCTTGCCGCTCTTGAAGCCGGTCATCGTGTTCTGCCTGGTTCTCTCGATCATCGGCACCATGCAATTGTTCACCGAGCCCTTCCTGATCACCGAGCGCGGCGGGCCGGGTGGCGGCACCGAGACACTCGGCCTGCTGCTCTACCGCCAGGGGTTCCGGTCGCTCAATTTCGGCTATGCCTCGGCCGTTGCCTACACCATGGCGGCGCTGGCGATCGCGATCACGCTGGTGCAGCTGTGGCTGACGAGGGAAAAGCAATGA
- a CDS encoding carbohydrate ABC transporter permease, whose amino-acid sequence MSSLSSARLRRSIALHLFLTPLALIWLFPLWMMVVFSTMPDNGIFSPGIELLPHGNFVDNFNNLQRDTNFVGAIGISVSVAVTYTFLSVMLTSMAGWALARYQFFGKGVVVGIIFGTITLPYAVVLIPQFIMVARDFQLANTWVALIVPPLFNSLGVLFMRQSFSMMPDDLFDAARVEGVKEWRIFLFVALPLARPMLAALAIILFLASWNNYLWPLLINSQPGSMTAPVALGTLIGLTKVSWGGIMAGAVMLTVPMLIVFVLLQRHFIAGIAAGAVK is encoded by the coding sequence ATGAGTTCGCTCTCCTCCGCCCGCCTGAGGCGCAGCATCGCGCTGCATCTTTTCCTCACCCCGCTGGCGCTGATCTGGCTGTTCCCGCTGTGGATGATGGTGGTGTTTTCGACCATGCCCGACAACGGCATATTCAGCCCCGGAATCGAGCTTTTGCCGCACGGCAATTTCGTCGACAATTTCAACAATCTGCAGCGTGACACCAATTTCGTCGGCGCCATCGGCATCTCCGTCTCGGTGGCGGTGACCTACACCTTCCTGTCGGTGATGTTGACGTCGATGGCCGGCTGGGCGCTGGCGCGCTACCAGTTCTTCGGCAAGGGCGTGGTGGTCGGCATCATCTTCGGCACCATCACGCTGCCCTATGCGGTGGTGCTGATCCCGCAATTCATCATGGTGGCGCGCGACTTCCAGCTCGCCAACACCTGGGTGGCGTTGATCGTGCCGCCGCTGTTCAATTCGCTGGGCGTGCTCTTCATGCGCCAGAGCTTCTCCATGATGCCGGACGACCTCTTCGACGCCGCCCGCGTCGAAGGCGTGAAGGAATGGCGCATTTTCCTCTTCGTCGCGCTGCCGCTGGCGCGGCCGATGCTCGCCGCACTCGCCATCATCCTGTTCCTCGCCTCCTGGAACAATTATCTCTGGCCGCTTTTGATCAACAGCCAGCCCGGTTCGATGACGGCGCCGGTGGCGCTCGGCACCCTGATCGGCCTCACCAAAGTGTCGTGGGGCGGTATCATGGCAGGGGCCGTGATGCTCACCGTGCCGATGCTGATCGTCTTCGTGCTCCTGCAGCGCCATTTCATCGCCGGCATCGCCGCCGGCGCAGTCAAGTAA
- a CDS encoding ABC transporter ATP-binding protein — translation MATVTLSNVVKRFGVFEVVHGANIDIKHGEFVVFVGPSGCGKSTLLRMIAGLEDISGGEIAIGGKLVNDVEPADRGIAMVFQSYALYPHMSVEQNLSFGLRMTGNPKADTDRRVKRAAEILRISELMDRRPKKLSGGQRQRVAIGRAIVREPQVFLFDEPLSNLDAELRVQMRVEISRLHKELGATMIYVTHDQTEAMTLADRIVVLRAGHIEQIGRPLDLYDDPDNLFVAGFVGSPKMNFIKAQIAGHDARGVVVELAGQEKTRIIQPLAGAAPEVGSKVIVGVRPEHFGGAGEGDTDVVVAIDVVEHLGGTSFLYARTAHGEDVVIQRDAAKVPTTSEVTVSIRKSYLFDEKGLRLR, via the coding sequence ATGGCAACCGTTACGCTGAGCAATGTGGTCAAGCGCTTCGGCGTCTTCGAAGTCGTCCATGGCGCCAACATCGACATCAAGCACGGCGAGTTCGTCGTCTTCGTCGGCCCGTCCGGCTGCGGCAAGTCGACCCTGCTCAGAATGATCGCCGGGCTCGAGGACATCAGCGGCGGCGAGATTGCCATCGGCGGCAAACTGGTCAACGATGTCGAGCCGGCCGATCGCGGCATCGCCATGGTCTTCCAGTCCTATGCGCTCTATCCGCATATGAGCGTCGAGCAGAACCTCTCCTTCGGGCTGCGCATGACCGGCAACCCCAAGGCCGACACCGACCGGCGGGTGAAGCGCGCGGCCGAGATTCTGCGCATCAGTGAATTGATGGACCGGCGCCCGAAGAAACTCTCCGGCGGCCAGCGCCAGCGCGTCGCCATCGGCCGCGCCATCGTGCGCGAGCCGCAAGTGTTCCTGTTCGACGAGCCGCTCTCCAATCTCGACGCCGAGCTGCGCGTCCAGATGCGCGTCGAGATCTCGCGCCTGCACAAGGAACTCGGCGCCACGATGATCTACGTCACGCACGACCAGACCGAGGCGATGACGCTCGCCGATCGGATCGTCGTGTTGCGCGCCGGCCATATCGAGCAGATCGGCCGGCCGCTCGATCTCTATGACGATCCCGACAATCTGTTCGTGGCCGGTTTTGTCGGCTCGCCGAAGATGAATTTCATCAAGGCGCAAATTGCCGGGCACGATGCGCGTGGGGTCGTGGTCGAGCTGGCGGGCCAGGAGAAAACCCGTATCATCCAGCCACTGGCCGGCGCCGCGCCCGAAGTGGGCAGCAAGGTCATCGTCGGCGTGCGGCCCGAACATTTCGGCGGTGCCGGGGAAGGCGACACCGACGTTGTCGTCGCCATCGACGTGGTCGAGCATCTCGGCGGCACGAGCTTCCTCTACGCCCGAACGGCCCATGGCGAAGACGTGGTGATCCAGCGCGATGCGGCAAAGGTTCCCACAACCTCCGAGGTCACCGTTTCCATCCGCAAATCCTACCTGTTCGACGAAAAAGGGCTGCGGCTGCGCTGA